A region from the Lolium perenne isolate Kyuss_39 chromosome 4, Kyuss_2.0, whole genome shotgun sequence genome encodes:
- the LOC127297049 gene encoding uncharacterized protein gives MDKSNLPPPSTAAALKALNKASYKISKQSSSSSSMRASSPPPPPLPSRLSPPLSAPSPPPSSAPAPIDHPPPQPPVYNIDKSNFRDVVQKLTGSPSHIFPPQPPATTAPLAAPTPSRPLMAPPPPPPPLSAIPSRLHRIRPPPLAPPRPPPILPAPAQPGLSPLPALPSVCMSAESPISAYMRRLRGMPSPIHVPTSPLGFGCLHSPRAPTSPGVAMPATSPRVRDQ, from the coding sequence ATGGACAAGTCCAACCTCCCACcgccctccaccgccgccgccctcaAAGCCCTCAACAAAGCCTCCTACAAGATCTCCAAGcaatcctcctcttcttcctccatgaGAGCATCTtctcctcccccgccgccgctgCCTTCCCGCCTCTCTCCACCGCTGTCAGCCCCGTCCCCGCCCCCCTCCTCCGCCCCCGCCCCAATCGACCACCCGCCGCCCCAGCCCCCCGTCTACAACATCGACAAGTCCAACTTCCGCGACGTCGTCCAGAAGCTCACCGGCTCCCCCTCCCACATCTTCCCGcctcaacccccagccaccaccgcCCCCCTCGCCGCCCCAACCCCCTCACGCCCCCTCATGGCCcctcccccacccccacccccgcTCTCCGCCATCCCATCCCGTCTCCACCGCATCCGTCCCCCGCCACTAGCCCCGCCCCGCCCGCCACCCATCCTTCCGGCGCCGGCCCAGCCCGGCCTCTCCCCCCTCCCGGCGCTCCCCTCCGTCTGCATGTCGGCCGAGTCCCCCATCTCCGCCTACATGCGCCGCCTCCGCGGGATGCCGTCCCCGATCCACGTGCCCACGTCGCCGCTCGGGTTCGGCTGCCTCCACTCGCCGCGGGCGCCCACCTCGCCCGGCGTCGCCATGCCCGCCACCAGCCCCCGCGTCCGCGACCAGtga